The DNA region GCATTTGCGGTATCCACATTTTTCTTTCGGTTTCACCAAACATTGGCTTGTCTGAATCTAGATCTCCATGAGTTCAATTGCCTATTTGCAATTATAATCTGAATCAAAAATATTGATCTTTCACAAGAAACAACAAATACAGCTCAGTAATATTGTTCTAGTTGTACCCCTGGGATACAATTTAAAATTAGAGCCTAAGCTATGCAAACATCACCTATTACTAGAATCAAAGAATCGACAAATATAATTTACAATTCTAATGCAAAAATAAAGACAATGTGGGAGGACCTGTAGCTTGAACTTGAGCCTTACGGTTAGCCTACCCGTTGGTACTCCCACGACCTACATGAAATTCGCTAACTTGCTCCCATGATATGACCAAATACCGTTGATTCAATGCAGTTGAACTTCTGAAATAGCTCATGATGGCGACGTAGCACCTGATGTAGCTTGGACTTGAGCTGCATATTGTAGGTTCCAGAGTACATCCTCAAACGAGGGACGAGTTGATGACTCTGGAGATATGCATTTGTTGGTGATGGATATTACAATTGACAAAGACTCTTGGGAGCTAGTGGTTAGTACTATTGGATCCACAATTCTGCGTCGACCATCTTGGCTACCAAAGGATGCCTGTCATTCAAAGAGAAAATCAAGTGTTTATCTTTCAACTCAAACTACATTTTCACAGAGATATGAATATATTTTCACAgagatatgaatatatataacaCCGGTGAAAAAATCAAGCCTTTTGACTGTTGTACTATTAACAAGCTCAACTTTTCTCCCTAAGGTATTTGCATATCAGGACGCTTACCTTATAAAAGTTAATCTCTGTTCTGTCAATCTATATTCATAGTGATTGTAAGGAATAGGTTGTTTTACTTTACTCATCCAAGATTGCAAGAGATGGCAAGAAAGTCTAGGATACTAAGGGAACAAATTGCTGAAGAGCATCTTATTAGGTTACAGAAATGACCAAAGGAGTTGCATGATAATATTAGCAGTTTCATACCATTTCATTCAGCAAAAATGCTTCTCCTTTTCCACTAACAGCAGGACCCACCAGTGACTCCAGTATTATGAAACCAAAGTTATAAACATCGTCCTCTTTCTTTGTCATATGCCTATAtacataagaaaagaaaatgtcACTAATCTATATTCTGCAAACAGCTATAGACCTATAGTAGATGATATATGCATCTAGTTGACATTCTTGAAATAGAATGCCGGGAAAATCTATCCCCGTTGCTAAGGTAATACATATGAGTGAAAAGTATCTTACCAGGAGGTGAAGTCATCTCGTTTGGCCTGAAAAAAGACATTGAGTATGAGAAATTACTGTCTATcctaaattttgaattttcaccTTCCTAATTTTGAATTCTCGCCTTCCTcaccaaaatatttaaatacacaccttttcactttcttccataaGGATGGACATCCCATAATCACTAAGTTTTGCCATGTTAtgctcatcaagcaatatattaCTCGTCTTCAAGCGATTGCTAAATGAAGAAGGAATTATGCCTGTGTGAAGAAAGTGCACAGCCTTGGCAACACCAATCAGCACTGACAACCTGTCTGACCACTTGAGGATCTTTCTTGGACTATTTTCTGCAAGTACAGCTGTTTAAGATAAGCGGAACATGTAATCTCATTTTTATGGTGCATATCTTGTATTTTCATTAGCTTATTGGACATGCACTCATGCAGGGTTAAATGAAAGTGTATACTACTAGCTGGAAAAGTAAATAAGATGAATTCGCATACTTCTTCGACCACTTCTCTCTCATTATGAGAAGGGATCATTCGGGCCTAGCTCACCATAGATATTCATCAACAAGGGTATCCCAATAATTTGtcggagaaaaaaaaatcaattagcaCACCGTATGTGCATATACTGTTTCCATATTCAACCAAGCATCAAAACTCATGCAAATGCTCATGCTAAAAGGTTTACAATGCTGACCTGATAGATGAGCACGGAAATTTCCATTAGAGATATATTCATATATGAGAAAAATTCTGGGCACAGTTGAATCATCTGGTGCTCCGCCATCAATGCAGTGACCGAGAAGGTTAACTAAATGGGGGTGACGAAACTTTGACAATAAATCCAATCGTAGTTTGAGGTTCCGGTTAGAGTATCTTCTGTACACATTTAATGACCTTACAGCAATGTAAACTCCATTCTCTAATCTTCCCTTGTAAATCTGACATGGAGATAAATATTGAGAGAGTTGTTAATAACTAAAATAATTCTGTTTTTCAAGCAAGAAAGAACAAGTCACTCAAAGTAAGTGACTATCTAGTTTAGCCTTTAAGGGCAATTTATATATTTCTATGAATTTTCATGTGTTCACTAGATATTAACTCAAATGCGCAAGCACATTAATGCTGACCACCGGTTTTTATCATCAGAAGAAATCAAAGATACACATGCAGAATATGAATATAAATCACATAAGCAATCAATTATGAAAAGAAGCAACTCTTAAATCCATTATGTATTTTGGTGAACTTGTGCATCCATTGCATTATCATCATCGGACATGGTCTGTGCAACGAAAATAACAAAGAAAACTTGCTGCTTCATTTATTCAAGGTTTACagcaattatttaatttttagtcaaaatttAGTGTGACCATTGAATGGAGAACATCAAGGTCAATAACTATCAATGAGAACCATAAGAATTGTTTTGAAGCCATACTTTTCCAACTGACCCTTCACCAAGTAATGCCGACTGATCAAAATTTTCTGTTGCTTCTAGCAATTCTTCCATGGAGAACACCCGATATGATGTGGCATCTTGTGATCCTACGTTTGCCGCTTGAGAAATGATTCCTGAGGATTCGAAGATTGAGTTTAATCCACGACAAAGTTTTTCTGGAGAAACATTTCCTTGACATAAAATTAAACTGATTAAAACTGAAGGAAAAAAATCATCTCACTGGCATTTGCTAGGAGTTCAGATGGAATTCCGGGTTGTGTATTACGTTGCACAACTTTCGGAAACATGTGTTGATCCATCATGTTGCGTGCATGTCGTCTTCTACGAATGACGAGAAGCACAACTAATAGAAACACCACAACAATTAGAATTCCCCCAATAGCACCTGCCAATAATGCTATTTCTTTTCCAGTGATCCATTTATTTTCCGAATTTGCTTGTTTGCAATAGCCCTCTGAATGCTGATATTGAGTGTGAATAGACAAGCAATTTTCACCAACCTTAACAATTCGCTTATCCGAAATTGTGTTCAAGCAAGAAGGAAGCATACCAACCAATCTATTATCAGAAATATCAACAAAACCAAGTTCACCCCCACAATGTAGAAGGTTAGGAAGTGAACCACTAAGAACGTTAGACGCTAAATTCAAGTAACTAATGCTTGACAAAGAGAACAAGTCAGCAGGCGGCGTTCCACTCAGAGAATTATTCGACAGATCAAGGTGTTGAAGTTGATTCAGTATGCCAAATTCTACCGGAATTTCACCCGAAAAAGCATTACTACTAAGAAGAACTGTGGTAACTCTTTTTGGCAAGGGTGGTAGTTCAGAATCCAAATGATTTTCCCTTAAATCCAATAAAAGCAAATTAGACAAGGCGGTTAAATCCGGTAATTTACCAGAAAGCACATTGTGTGACAGAACAATGTCAGTTAGGGTGGTGATTTTCGACAACGAAATAGGAAACTGACCCTTCAACCTATTGTTCTTCAAGCTTAGTATAGTGAGATTGGTTAATAAATCGAACCAATCAGGGATAGTATCATTGAAAAAATTGCCATCAAAGGTTAAAGTATGAAGCTTTACCAATCTTGACATTTGAAAAGGAACAGAACCAAATAGAAAATTTGAACTCATATCCAAAAGTTCAAGAGAAGCCAACCGATGAATTTTATCAGGAAGGGGTCCCCAAATACCAAGAGAAACTAAAGCAAGAACCTTTAAGTTATTTAACCTTGTCAAAGTGGTAACAAAGGAAGCAATGGAGAAACCCTCAGATAATGTTTGATTGGGAATTGGAAATCCATTAAATTCAGTTAACTTAACCAACTTATCTCCTTTGATTTTGAGCTCAGTAACAGAGTTGTCTTGACAAGTAATGCTCATATGCAGTGTTGAAGTCAAACTACAAAAATCGCCATTGTAATTCTCCCAAACATTTAGCTGACTTGGATATTCTAAGTGCTTTCTCAACTGAAGAAGAGCTTGAATTTCATAGGACTGTAACTGGTAAGTGTTTGTTATGAAGAAAGCACATAAAACCAACACTATCACAAGAATCTTGAAGCAACCCATTTAACAGTGTCTTCAAATGGAGCCAAATTTCCTCCAAGATTGTACCTTAGAATTCTTGGCTAATCATGAATAACCCCAAGTGGAAAGAAATGTCCTGGCTGGCCCCGTCCCAGTTCAGTGAAAATGAGAAGCATTAAAGTCTAAATGTGAAGACAAGTCAAGATAGAGCTACCAAACAATTAATGCTGCTAGAATCTTGCTAAAACCCATCACGAAATGCGAAATAAATAACCTATAATGGCTAATTAAAGGAATGTTCTATTTTTCTTGGGAGAAGGAGAAGACTGAAAACACAGAGAacaaaacatgagaaaaaaaaaagagagaaagcaGAACAAGAACTATAAAAAGAAGCAATAAATGGGTGTGGAATTAGAAGAAATGGAAGAAGAGTATAATGGAGGAGGAATGGAAGGTTGTTGACAAAACAGTACCCGACACAGAGAAAGCATTTAATGCTACATGCAGAGCAACTGAGCAAGTCTAGGAGAAAAAACAGGGGCCCAGTTTAGGTTTGCTGAGGTCTCTCCCTTTATTGGTGACGGTTTTCTTTTCACTTTCACAcactcaaaaaagaaaagcaatgTGCCACTCCCACTATTATTCACGGGGGCGGAGCCAGGTAGCTTTCAGGGTTCATCCGAGCTTCTTCAGTGAAAAATTACGCTCTATATATACGCAAGGGCGGATCCACATGTTGTGGAGGGTGTTCACTCGAACaccttcaagaaaaattatagtatatatataaggtaattttctgtgtttatgtgcatatattaacttttaaacacccttaataaattatatttagctttttcttttttcctaacACCCTGAATGAAAATTCTGAATCCGCCACTGTATATAaggttcaaaatatttttttatgtatataataaatATTGAATCACCTTAACTTCTTCGTGTATTTGCTTCTTCATATATTTGAATCCCTGGACAAAAATTCTGGCTCATTGCTTTTTTTTTCGGAGACCCACCCAACGGGAAACTTCCTTTTATATTCATGTACGTATGACAGTTTTAAGTCTATTTTCTTTTGGATACATTTGagagttctattttcttttggaTACATTTGAGAGTTCTATTTTTATGCCCAACGAAAAGAATTCTTACATTATTGGAATAATAGCATTTTTAGTCTcacaattattaatttttttatttttataatatctAATTAAAAATATGTGATTTTGGTTCCTTTATATAGGAAATATACCTCATTATATATATTCTGAAACTATTTtaccttcaaatattgaacaaTAATATATACTTTAAATTACACATAGGCAATTAAATAGCGTAACCAGTGATAATTCGGTACATTTGGAAAGAGTAGTAAGCAGAAGAAGGATGAAAAGCTCATCAGTTCAACTAATCTAAAGTTTAATGTGCTTAATTAGATATTACAAGTATCAAAATCAGAATTTACTGAAGGATTAATAATACTATTATCTTTACATTATAAgtaccttaaaaaataattacaaacaattattaataaaaattaaaattagtgATTTTAAAGTAAGTGAGGTATTAAAAATGGTTAAAATATGCGGATAGCGTCAATAAAAATTATACCATCTCTGCATGTAAATTAAATCCTGGTTGTAAATAGGATTTATATTATCAATGTAGTTTAATTCGTAATACAgacaaacctctctataatggcagcgtttgtccgaaaatttcatGACTGCTATAGTGAGGTGCTCTTATGTATGTATGCTGATGTTTGATGTTTAAatctcatttagctgttataaacaaaagtacacaaataattattttttttgtactttttatgtaacatataaacgaaaacaatatatttgttaattttaaaatctcaattgattttcatatctcattAATTAAAGATTGAAATGACTAACAAATTACTAATATATCCATACTAGTTGTACCAtaccgataaagaattaaaaccgaaggaacatatgcatttaaaattaattaagaatttaaatatttaaagttTGAAGTAACAATTCTACAATTATAGATTGTTTCAtaagaattctacaattgtaggttgtttcataaatttcaGTACTCTTGCATTGATGAAGAATTTTATAAATTCCAGTACTCTTGCATTGATGAagaattttatccaaactttcagcaaaagggAATTCAATAGTTTTTCTTTGAAGACCTCGCCCCAAGTAACAATTGACTCTTAACAATAGCTAtaaataatacattttttacaaaatattattatacaaTAATTGAGTATGGCTGTGATAGAGAGGTAAATTTACAAAGAGTGTATCGCTATAATTAATGTCACTGGTGTTATAGGTAGAATGCTATTAGAGAGAAGCaaaatataatatgaaaaatcGATTCCGGAGAAAATCAGATCATTATAATGAAATGTGTTATAACAAATGACAATTATAGAAAGGTTCGATCGTAGTTGTAAATAATctaattatgtaaatattttttacacatCATTGTGTCAAGTTCTAATTTGTGTGTTTTCTCCATTAGGTTTTGGATGAGTTTAACTACTgatcaaaatttaaaactaCCTCAATAAGTAAATTTAACCTTTTCAAGTTTGAGAATTTCTACTGCAAGTGCCTAGGATAGTGCTCTCTCTTTTAAAAGCCTTAATTCACAGTAAGTTCCCATAAATACCATACATGTGATGGACTGGTGATTTATGCATGAGCTTGGTCAATGATCATGTTCAAAGATATACAAAACAGTATTTCAATAAGCAatactctttccatctcaattTAAATGTCATAGTTTCATTTTTGACTTGTTCTAAAAAGaagtgtctctttctatatttagtaaattaCAATTCAAACATGTTATATGacaagtttaaaaccacaagattcaaagaatattttaatacattaaGCATATCTTGAACAAGGGCGGCTCAATAAGATCAGTGGCCTAAAGCCAACTTTAATGGAAGGCCTTGTTTTTTCTgttcaatatattttttttttcaaaataacctATAAATCTATTGTAGGTAAAAATTAGGCCTCATTCTCTCTTAATTAGAGGTCTTGGGTTCGAgcctcaaaataaaaaaatcttgttAGGGAGTGCTTCCCTCTCTAATCGACCTTGTGTGTCTCGTAATTGAATTAATCGGAAAATTCAATGCAGGTATTAAATACCGGATGAAAAATGACACTTCAATTGAAATTGAGACAGAGGAATAGTTATTTGTACCTTAGCTTGTAGATAGTGATATGGCACTTGATTGTTACTCGTTAAGTGTGAAGTCAGAGATTCAATTCGTTAAGGGTAAgataattaaaacataattcaATAATAAAAAAGCCAATATCTCAGGGAAAGTGACTCAGGTCGGGTGGAAATATAATCACATTGGTATTGTTATAAAATCAAAAGAAgatggagttgaagaagaacataatatatacaagGATCCTCTTATCCTTTTTCGGAATTTGAGCCGACTGGAAAAAGACGCGTGGCCTATAACAGGGCCCATATATTCTACAGCCTGTTCTGATTACGAGGTCACGACTTGCCCTGTACTTAGAGATCTACTTGGCGTTGTGCACATTGAAGGGATGTTTGGTTCTACCAAAAGAAAACCTTGGGAATGGGGGGCTTTTCTTTTCTGATTTTGGCGTCTTTTAGTTATTATTGCAAAACGTCATGCATTCCAATCTTACATGAAAAGATGGagcaaaattttcttttttttactttgtttaaTAATTCCCAAGGACCCATTGATAACTAAGATAATACAAATCTAAACTCCAAACTGAACTTACTTATTGGTAATCCCATTCTTTTAGTAAAGTCTGTAAAGGTCTAAAGCAGTTTTTGAGTTTCAACTTGGAATTGTCCTCATTACTGAAGCCAcagttttcccttctttttagAGCTGTTATTTaaatggttactcttctttagTTTTTGGAATGCTTTAGAGGTAATTTTACTTTGCACTTTGAAGTTTTGAGCTTTATTCCTTTTGCCCCAGAAAGTTGATACAAATTATAAT from Lycium ferocissimum isolate CSIRO_LF1 chromosome 2, AGI_CSIRO_Lferr_CH_V1, whole genome shotgun sequence includes:
- the LOC132047308 gene encoding probable inactive leucine-rich repeat receptor-like protein kinase At3g03770 isoform X2 → MGCFKILVIVLVLCAFFITNTYQLQSYEIQALLQLRKHLEYPSQLNVWENYNGDFCSLTSTLHMSITCQDNSVTELKIKGDKLVKLTEFNGFPIPNQTLSEGFSIASFVTTLTRLNNLKVLALVSLGIWGPLPDKIHRLASLELLDMSSNFLFGSVPFQMSRLVKLHTLTFDGNFFNDTIPDWFDLLTNLTILSLKNNRLKGQFPISLSKITTLTDIVLSHNVLSGKLPDLTALSNLLLLDLRENHLDSELPPLPKRVTTVLLSSNAFSGEIPVEFGILNQLQHLDLSNNSLSGTPPADLFSLSSISYLNLASNVLSGSLPNLLHCGGELGFVDISDNRLVGMLPSCLNTISDKRIVKVGENCLSIHTQYQHSEGYCKQANSENKWITGKEIALLAGAIGGILIVVVFLLVVLLVIRRRRHARNMMDQHMFPKVVQRNTQPGIPSELLANARIISQAANVGSQDATSYRVFSMEELLEATENFDQSALLGEGSVGKIYKGRLENGVYIAVRSLNVYRRYSNRNLKLRLDLLSKFRHPHLVNLLGHCIDGGAPDDSTVPRIFLIYEYISNGNFRAHLSENSPRKILKWSDRLSVLIGVAKAVHFLHTGIIPSSFSNRLKTSNILLDEHNMAKLSDYGMSILMEESEKAKRDDFTSWHMTKKEDDVYNFGFIILESLVGPAVSGKGEAFLLNEMASFGSQDGRRRIVDPIVLTTSSQESLSIVISITNKCISPESSTRPSFEDVLWNLQYAAQVQATSGATSPS
- the LOC132047308 gene encoding probable inactive leucine-rich repeat receptor-like protein kinase At3g03770 isoform X1, which produces MGCFKILVIVLVLCAFFITNTYQLQSYEIQALLQLRKHLEYPSQLNVWENYNGDFCSLTSTLHMSITCQDNSVTELKIKGDKLVKLTEFNGFPIPNQTLSEGFSIASFVTTLTRLNNLKVLALVSLGIWGPLPDKIHRLASLELLDMSSNFLFGSVPFQMSRLVKLHTLTFDGNFFNDTIPDWFDLLTNLTILSLKNNRLKGQFPISLSKITTLTDIVLSHNVLSGKLPDLTALSNLLLLDLRENHLDSELPPLPKRVTTVLLSSNAFSGEIPVEFGILNQLQHLDLSNNSLSGTPPADLFSLSSISYLNLASNVLSGSLPNLLHCGGELGFVDISDNRLVGMLPSCLNTISDKRIVKVGENCLSIHTQYQHSEGYCKQANSENKWITGKEIALLAGAIGGILIVVVFLLVVLLVIRRRRHARNMMDQHMFPKVVQRNTQPGIPSELLANARIISQAANVGSQDATSYRVFSMEELLEATENFDQSALLGEGSVGKIYKGRLENGVYIAVRSLNVYRRYSNRNLKLRLDLLSKFRHPHLVNLLGHCIDGGAPDDSTVPRIFLIYEYISNGNFRAHLSAVLAENSPRKILKWSDRLSVLIGVAKAVHFLHTGIIPSSFSNRLKTSNILLDEHNMAKLSDYGMSILMEESEKAKRDDFTSWHMTKKEDDVYNFGFIILESLVGPAVSGKGEAFLLNEMASFGSQDGRRRIVDPIVLTTSSQESLSIVISITNKCISPESSTRPSFEDVLWNLQYAAQVQATSGATSPS